One Candidatus Nitronauta litoralis genomic window, CGGGATTGTTGAGAAGGAAGGTAAGTTGCATGTGTCCAATGTCATGCTGATCGACTCCGAAGGCAAGCGCACCCGCGTTAAATGGAAGCGTCTGGAGGATGGTAAGCGTGTCCGGGTAGCAGCAAGAACCGGTGAGGTAATCGATCAGTAAAACGCCATTGCTGCACGGGTAGTAAAAAGTTAAGTTACGAACAACATTTTAAGCAAAAGAAAGACGCGCCATTTTTTATGTCGACACTGAAAACAGCATTTAACGAAAAGCTCAAGAGCCAGATCCAGAAAGAGCTTGGCCTGCCGAATGTTATGCAAGTACCAAAGCTCAGCAAGATCGTGGTCAACATGGGGTTGGGAGAGGCGATTCAAAATGCCAAGCTGATTGAGGCGGGTGTTGAGCAGCTCCGGGCCATCACGGGCCAGGCTCCTGTGGTGACCAAGTCCAAAAATGCGATTTCCAATTTCAAGCTGCGGGAGAATATGCCCATCGGGGTGCGTGTTACCTTGCGCGGTGAACGCATGTATGAATTTTTTGAGCGGCTGGTCTCTTTTGCGCTTCCTCGGGTGCGCGACTTTAAAGGTCTGTCGCCCAAATCATTTGACGGTCGTGGAAATTACACGCTTGGTTTAAAAGAGCAATTGATTTTTCCCGAAATCCCTTTTGATAAGGTTGAGAAAATCAAGGGAATGAATATCACCATCTGCACCTCTGCTGATTCTGATGAGCAAGGGCGCGTGTTGTTGAAGACGTTGGGATTTCCCCTGCGTAACTGATCACCGTGATTTAAAGAAATGAGACATGGCAAAAAAATCATTAGTTTCAAAATCCCAGCGCAAACCCAAGTTTGAAGTGCGCGGATACAACCGTTGCCGGGTTTGCGGCAGGCCACGGGCGTTCCTGAGGAAATTCGGCAT contains:
- a CDS encoding type Z 30S ribosomal protein S14, with product MAKKSLVSKSQRKPKFEVRGYNRCRVCGRPRAFLRKFGMCRICFRTRALQGEIPGVTKASW
- the rplE gene encoding 50S ribosomal protein L5 translates to MSTLKTAFNEKLKSQIQKELGLPNVMQVPKLSKIVVNMGLGEAIQNAKLIEAGVEQLRAITGQAPVVTKSKNAISNFKLRENMPIGVRVTLRGERMYEFFERLVSFALPRVRDFKGLSPKSFDGRGNYTLGLKEQLIFPEIPFDKVEKIKGMNITICTSADSDEQGRVLLKTLGFPLRN